Below is a window of Pseudomonadota bacterium DNA.
CCGTGATCGGTTTTATCCCGTCCAGCCCTTTCGCCTTCGCCATAACCCCTCCTAAGTAATTAATTATACTGCTGTTTATTGTTTTCCGTCCTGTCGCTTTCCTGCCCTCTACCCTTATTATCGGCTGAAAAAAGGCGGTGTTGCGGACATTCGTATTTTTTCAGCGACTTAAGATTTGCCTGTGCAGCCGCTTTCTGCTAGAGAAGCGAAACTCTTAGGGTTTTGTCCGACAGCGAGGGGATCTCTATGGGCACTGATCTCAAGACTCTGCTTGAATCGCACGCGGGCCGCGGCCACGAGCTCTACGCCAAATACATCAACCCGCAGCTCGTGCGCGTGCTCCGCACCATAGGCTTTGACCGCAAGTACGTGCGCGCCGAGGGGCCGATCCTCTTCGACTCCGAGGGAAACGAATACCTGGACCTGCTCGCGGGCTACGGGGTCTTCGCGCTCGGCCGCAACCACCCCAAGGTCATAAAGGCGATCAGGGACGCGCTCGACCTCGAATACCCCAACATGGTCCAGATGGACGCGCCGCTGGCAGGGGGGCTCCTAGCCGAGAGGCTGCTCTCCTACATGCCCGCGGGCGTGGACACGGTCTTCTTCACAAACTCCGGCACCGAGTCCAACGAGGGTGCGATCAAGTTCGTGCGCAAGGCGACCGGCCGCAGCCGCATCATTTACTGGGACCATGCCTTCCACGGCCTCACCAACGGGTCGCTCTCGGTCAACGGCGGAGAGGAGTTCAAGAGGGGGTTCGGCGACCTTTTGCCCGGCGCCACGAAGATCCCGATGGGCGACCTCGACGCGCTGGAGCGGGAGATCAAAAAGGGCGACGTGGCCGCCTTCATATTCGAGCCGGTGCAGGGCAAGGGCGTGTTCACAGCGGAGCCCGCCTTCTACGCGGAGGCCGAGGCGCTCTGCAGGAGGAACAAGGTCATAGTCATCTGCGACGAGGTGCAGACCGGCTTCGGACGCACGGGCAGGATGTTCGCCCACCAGCACTGGGGCCTCTCTCCGGACATCGTGACCGTGGCGAAGGCGCTTTCAGGGGGGTTCATCCCCTGCGGCGCCATCTGCTACCGCCGCTGGATCTACGACAAGGTCTTCACCGACATGGAGCACTGCGTGGTCCACTCCAACACCTTCGGCCGCAACATACTCGCGACCGCGGCAGGGCTCGCGACGCTCGACGCCATCGAGGATGAGGGAGTCGTGGAAAACGCCTCCCGAATGGGGGCCATGATCATGGACGGCGTTCGAGCGATGCAGCCCAGGTACGAGATGATCAGGGAGGTCCGCGGCCTGGGGCTCATGATCGGCATAGAGTTCGGCGAGCCGAAATCGCTTAAGCTCCGCGCAGGGTGGAAGATGGTGCACGCCCTCAACCGCAGCCTCTTCCCGCAGATGATCACCGTGCCCATGATGAAGGATCACCGCATCCTCACGCAGGTCGCCGGCCACGGTCTGGATGTCATCAAGCTCCTGCCTCCGCTGTGCATAAACGAGGCGCATGTGGAGCGCTTCCTTGCCGCGTTCGAGGCGGTGGTGGCCGACTGCCACAGCTTCCCGGGCAGCGCCTGGAAGGTCACAAAGGACCTCGCCGCGGCGAGCGCCAGGGCCGGCAGGGAGACGAAGGGGGACATGCAGTCGCTCTGATCGGCCGCGGTCCCCGGGGGGAGATCGATGGACAGGACATCCAAAATCGCAATCTTGCTGACGGCGGCGCTGGTCTCATCTTCGCTCCTCTTCTCCGGCGCAGCCCGCGCCTCCAACAAGTACATGCAGCTCAAGGGCGAGCGCATGGCGACTTCGGAGAAGTCCTCCGGACAAGAGACGACCCCCAAGAGCGCAGACGAAGTCGCGCTGGAGGAGCACCTCATCAAGTTCAACGATGAGGCCTACGACTGGCGCAAGCACCAGAGCGAGTTCGGCATCTTCGGCGGCGATTACCTGGGCGACGAGTGGTACAACAACTGGGACGTCGGGGCACGCTATTACTTCAATATCAATAAGACATTCGGTTTCGGCGTCGAATACCAATACAACCCGATAAGGTACGACCGCTCAGGCGACTTCGGCAGGGGCCTCGTCACCGATCAGTCCCATACAATTTTTGGCGCCATGACCGTGGCCAACACGGCGGCGTTCAAGAGCGGCAATTCGATCATAGACTGCGATCTCTATCTCACGCTCGGCGGAGGCTCCATCCAGATAAACAGGCTCTGGGAATATATGATAATGATAGGCGGAGGGATAAAGGTCTACATGCCCATGCGCTGGATGGCTGTGCGCTTCGACGTGAACAGCTACATGCACCCCACTCCCAAGCCCGGAGGGGACGCATTCAACGCCGACCTTGCGATCAACGCCGGGGTCTCGTTCTTCGTGCAGCCGAATCGGAAGAGGCACAAGGAAGCAGAGGCTGTCTCAGCCCCCGATCAATCTGACTGAGCGGCTGAGAACTCCAGCGTAAACGTCACGGTCTCGCCGTCGGAGCCGGGCGTCTTGAACTCCGCCCTCGCGATCAGCGGCGGCGTGTCCACGGAGTCGTTCCAGTAGAGCCTGCCCTGCGCCACGACCGTGGCGTCCTTGTAGGTTCGGAGATTCGAAATCTTGAAATGCCCGAGACCGTCGAACATCTCGACCGCCAGGTCGCGGGTCGGATCGGCCTTGAGATACAGGTCGAGCTGCAGCCCGACGAAGTCGCCAGCTGAGCATGCCGCGCAGACCGCCTCGCCGGACACGCTGAAGTTCACCAGCTCCAGCTCCTGGTAGTCCAGCAGGTTGCCTTCGAGGGTCGGGGCCGTTGCGCTGCCGGAGCAGCCGATCGACCACCAGAGAAAGGCGCCGGCGAACAGCACGAAGAGCCTTGGAAAATATTTTTTCATGCTGACCTCCCGCGCCCATTATAGCGCCGCCGCTGCCTGAGCGCTATCATCATTATGGAGACCGCCGCCGGCGTCACGCCAGGGACCCTCGACGCCTGGCCGAGGTTCATGGGCCTTGCGGCCTTGAGCTTCTGCCTCACCTCGGTCGAAAGGCCGGCCACATTGTCGTAATCGAAACCCTCCGGGATCGTGGCCTCCTCGACGCTTGCGAGCCTCTTCACCAGCTCCGCCTCCGCCTCTATGTACCCGGCATACTTTATCTCTATCTCCGC
It encodes the following:
- the gidA gene encoding tRNA uridine-5-carboxymethylaminomethyl(34) synthesis enzyme MnmG (GidA; glucose-inhibited cell division protein A; involved in the 5-carboxymethylaminomethyl modification (mnm(5)s(2)U) of the wobble uridine base in some tRNAs), producing the protein AEIEIKYAGYIEAEAELVKRLASVEEATIPEGFDYDNVAGLSTEVRQKLKAARPMNLGQASRVPGVTPAAVSIMMIALRQRRRYNGRGRSA
- a CDS encoding aspartate aminotransferase family protein, which encodes MGTDLKTLLESHAGRGHELYAKYINPQLVRVLRTIGFDRKYVRAEGPILFDSEGNEYLDLLAGYGVFALGRNHPKVIKAIRDALDLEYPNMVQMDAPLAGGLLAERLLSYMPAGVDTVFFTNSGTESNEGAIKFVRKATGRSRIIYWDHAFHGLTNGSLSVNGGEEFKRGFGDLLPGATKIPMGDLDALEREIKKGDVAAFIFEPVQGKGVFTAEPAFYAEAEALCRRNKVIVICDEVQTGFGRTGRMFAHQHWGLSPDIVTVAKALSGGFIPCGAICYRRWIYDKVFTDMEHCVVHSNTFGRNILATAAGLATLDAIEDEGVVENASRMGAMIMDGVRAMQPRYEMIREVRGLGLMIGIEFGEPKSLKLRAGWKMVHALNRSLFPQMITVPMMKDHRILTQVAGHGLDVIKLLPPLCINEAHVERFLAAFEAVVADCHSFPGSAWKVTKDLAAASARAGRETKGDMQSL